One window of Strigops habroptila isolate Jane chromosome Z, bStrHab1.2.pri, whole genome shotgun sequence genomic DNA carries:
- the CCNH gene encoding cyclin-H isoform X4, whose protein sequence is MYHSSTQRKHWTFRSEQELERCRDEANRNFHSKAAATGKVPQNDPRLLKPHEELAICKHYEKRLLDFCAVFKPAMPRSVVGTACMYFKRFYLNNSVMEYHPRIIMLTCAFLACKVDEFNVSSAQFVGNLRESPAGQEKALEQILEYELLLIQQLNFHLVVHNPYRPFEGFLIDLKTRYPVLENPEVLRKAADDFLSRVALTDAYLLFSPSQIALAAILSSGSRAGINMESYLSESLMLKEDRTTLAKLLDGMKCMNNLIRKYELPKSEEVAALKQKLEKCHSLDLNTNLKKRKGYEDDEYVAKKPKMDEQVKLP, encoded by the exons ATGtaccacagcagcacccagcgCAAACACTGGACGTTCCGCAgcgagcaggagctggagcggTGCCGGGACGAGGCCAACCGCAACTTCCACAGCAAGGCGGCGGCGACTGGGAAG GTCCCGCAGAACGACCCTCGGCTTCTGAAGCCCCATGAGGAGCTGGCGATATGCAAGCACTACGAAAAGCGGCTGCTGGACTTCTGCGCCGTCTTCAAGCCCGCCATGCCGCGATCCGTGGTG gGAACAGCTTGCATGTATTTCAAACGCTTTTACCTCAATAACTCGGTGATGGAGTATCATCCTCGGATAATAAT GCTGACATGTGCATTTTTGGCCTGTAAAGTGGATGAATTTAATGTGTCCAGTGCACAGTTTGTTGGTAACCTTCGAGAAAGCCCTGCTGGACAGGAAAAAGCTCTTGAACAAATACTGGAATATGAGCTACTGCTTATTCAGCAACTGAACTTCCATCTTGTCGTCCACAATCCATACAGGCCGTTTGAGGGATTTCTGATCGATCTAAAG ACTCGCTATCCAGTGCTGGAGAATCCTGAAGTTCTGAGGAAGGCAGCTGATGACTTCCTCAGCCGAGTGGCTCTGACGGATGCATACCTGCTCTTCAGTCCCTCACAGATAGCTCTCGCTGCCATATTATCCAGTGGTTCAAGAGCAGGAATTAATATGGAAAG TTATTTATCGGAAAGTCTTATGCTGAAAGAAGACAGAACAACCTTAGCCAAGCTACTAGATGGCATGAAAT GCATGAACAATCTTATAAGGAAATATGAGCTGCCAAAGTCTGAAGAGGTTGCTGCTCTAAAACAGAAATTGGAGAAGTGTCACAGCTTGGATCTTAATACAAACTT gaagaagaggaaaggttATGAAGATGATGAGTATGTTGCAAAGAAACCTAAAATGGATGAG CAGGTGAAACTCCCGTGA
- the CCNH gene encoding cyclin-H isoform X5, whose translation MYHSSTQRKHWTFRSEQELERCRDEANRNFHSKAAATGKVPQNDPRLLKPHEELAICKHYEKRLLDFCAVFKPAMPRSVVGTACMYFKRFYLNNSVMEYHPRIIMLTCAFLACKVDEFNVSSAQFVGNLRESPAGQEKALEQILEYELLLIQQLNFHLVVHNPYRPFEGFLIDLKTRYPVLENPEVLRKAADDFLSRVALTDAYLLFSPSQIALAAILSSGSRAGINMESYLSESLMLKEDRTTLAKLLDGMKCMNNLIRKYELPKSEEVAALKQKLEKCHSLDLNTNLKKRKGYEDDEYVAKKPKMDEVKLP comes from the exons ATGtaccacagcagcacccagcgCAAACACTGGACGTTCCGCAgcgagcaggagctggagcggTGCCGGGACGAGGCCAACCGCAACTTCCACAGCAAGGCGGCGGCGACTGGGAAG GTCCCGCAGAACGACCCTCGGCTTCTGAAGCCCCATGAGGAGCTGGCGATATGCAAGCACTACGAAAAGCGGCTGCTGGACTTCTGCGCCGTCTTCAAGCCCGCCATGCCGCGATCCGTGGTG gGAACAGCTTGCATGTATTTCAAACGCTTTTACCTCAATAACTCGGTGATGGAGTATCATCCTCGGATAATAAT GCTGACATGTGCATTTTTGGCCTGTAAAGTGGATGAATTTAATGTGTCCAGTGCACAGTTTGTTGGTAACCTTCGAGAAAGCCCTGCTGGACAGGAAAAAGCTCTTGAACAAATACTGGAATATGAGCTACTGCTTATTCAGCAACTGAACTTCCATCTTGTCGTCCACAATCCATACAGGCCGTTTGAGGGATTTCTGATCGATCTAAAG ACTCGCTATCCAGTGCTGGAGAATCCTGAAGTTCTGAGGAAGGCAGCTGATGACTTCCTCAGCCGAGTGGCTCTGACGGATGCATACCTGCTCTTCAGTCCCTCACAGATAGCTCTCGCTGCCATATTATCCAGTGGTTCAAGAGCAGGAATTAATATGGAAAG TTATTTATCGGAAAGTCTTATGCTGAAAGAAGACAGAACAACCTTAGCCAAGCTACTAGATGGCATGAAAT GCATGAACAATCTTATAAGGAAATATGAGCTGCCAAAGTCTGAAGAGGTTGCTGCTCTAAAACAGAAATTGGAGAAGTGTCACAGCTTGGATCTTAATACAAACTT gaagaagaggaaaggttATGAAGATGATGAGTATGTTGCAAAGAAACCTAAAATGGATGAG GTGAAACTCCCGTGA
- the CCNH gene encoding cyclin-H isoform X2, which translates to MYHSSTQRKHWTFRSEQELERCRDEANRNFHSKAAATGKVPQNDPRLLKPHEELAICKHYEKRLLDFCAVFKPAMPRSVVGTACMYFKRFYLNNSVMEYHPRIIMLTCAFLACKVDEFNVSSAQFVGNLRESPAGQEKALEQILEYELLLIQQLNFHLVVHNPYRPFEGFLIDLKTRYPVLENPEVLRKAADDFLSRVALTDAYLLFSPSQIALAAILSSGSRAGINMESYLSESLMLKEDRTTLAKLLDGMKCMNNLIRKYELPKSEEVAALKQKLEKCHSLDLNTNLKKRKGYEDDEYVAKKPKMDENTILCLGGFLNTAVFCGEGRNMQAILPAVPCASKVF; encoded by the exons ATGtaccacagcagcacccagcgCAAACACTGGACGTTCCGCAgcgagcaggagctggagcggTGCCGGGACGAGGCCAACCGCAACTTCCACAGCAAGGCGGCGGCGACTGGGAAG GTCCCGCAGAACGACCCTCGGCTTCTGAAGCCCCATGAGGAGCTGGCGATATGCAAGCACTACGAAAAGCGGCTGCTGGACTTCTGCGCCGTCTTCAAGCCCGCCATGCCGCGATCCGTGGTG gGAACAGCTTGCATGTATTTCAAACGCTTTTACCTCAATAACTCGGTGATGGAGTATCATCCTCGGATAATAAT GCTGACATGTGCATTTTTGGCCTGTAAAGTGGATGAATTTAATGTGTCCAGTGCACAGTTTGTTGGTAACCTTCGAGAAAGCCCTGCTGGACAGGAAAAAGCTCTTGAACAAATACTGGAATATGAGCTACTGCTTATTCAGCAACTGAACTTCCATCTTGTCGTCCACAATCCATACAGGCCGTTTGAGGGATTTCTGATCGATCTAAAG ACTCGCTATCCAGTGCTGGAGAATCCTGAAGTTCTGAGGAAGGCAGCTGATGACTTCCTCAGCCGAGTGGCTCTGACGGATGCATACCTGCTCTTCAGTCCCTCACAGATAGCTCTCGCTGCCATATTATCCAGTGGTTCAAGAGCAGGAATTAATATGGAAAG TTATTTATCGGAAAGTCTTATGCTGAAAGAAGACAGAACAACCTTAGCCAAGCTACTAGATGGCATGAAAT GCATGAACAATCTTATAAGGAAATATGAGCTGCCAAAGTCTGAAGAGGTTGCTGCTCTAAAACAGAAATTGGAGAAGTGTCACAGCTTGGATCTTAATACAAACTT gaagaagaggaaaggttATGAAGATGATGAGTATGTTGCAAAGAAACCTAAAATGGATGAG AATACCATCCTGTGCTTAGGAGGGTTCTTGAATACCGCAGTCTTttgtggggagggaaggaacaTGCAGGCCATCCTTCCTGCTGTTCCGTGTGCTTCGAAAGTGTTTTAA
- the CCNH gene encoding cyclin-H isoform X3, whose translation MYHSSTQRKHWTFRSEQELERCRDEANRNFHSKAAATGKVPQNDPRLLKPHEELAICKHYEKRLLDFCAVFKPAMPRSVVGTACMYFKRFYLNNSVMEYHPRIIMLTCAFLACKVDEFNVSSAQFVGNLRESPAGQEKALEQILEYELLLIQQLNFHLVVHNPYRPFEGFLIDLKTRYPVLENPEVLRKAADDFLSRVALTDAYLLFSPSQIALAAILSSGSRAGINMESYLSESLMLKEDRTTLAKLLDGMKCMNNLIRKYELPKSEEVAALKQKLEKCHSLDLNTNLKKRKGYEDDEYVAKKPKMDEEEWTDDDFVDSV comes from the exons ATGtaccacagcagcacccagcgCAAACACTGGACGTTCCGCAgcgagcaggagctggagcggTGCCGGGACGAGGCCAACCGCAACTTCCACAGCAAGGCGGCGGCGACTGGGAAG GTCCCGCAGAACGACCCTCGGCTTCTGAAGCCCCATGAGGAGCTGGCGATATGCAAGCACTACGAAAAGCGGCTGCTGGACTTCTGCGCCGTCTTCAAGCCCGCCATGCCGCGATCCGTGGTG gGAACAGCTTGCATGTATTTCAAACGCTTTTACCTCAATAACTCGGTGATGGAGTATCATCCTCGGATAATAAT GCTGACATGTGCATTTTTGGCCTGTAAAGTGGATGAATTTAATGTGTCCAGTGCACAGTTTGTTGGTAACCTTCGAGAAAGCCCTGCTGGACAGGAAAAAGCTCTTGAACAAATACTGGAATATGAGCTACTGCTTATTCAGCAACTGAACTTCCATCTTGTCGTCCACAATCCATACAGGCCGTTTGAGGGATTTCTGATCGATCTAAAG ACTCGCTATCCAGTGCTGGAGAATCCTGAAGTTCTGAGGAAGGCAGCTGATGACTTCCTCAGCCGAGTGGCTCTGACGGATGCATACCTGCTCTTCAGTCCCTCACAGATAGCTCTCGCTGCCATATTATCCAGTGGTTCAAGAGCAGGAATTAATATGGAAAG TTATTTATCGGAAAGTCTTATGCTGAAAGAAGACAGAACAACCTTAGCCAAGCTACTAGATGGCATGAAAT GCATGAACAATCTTATAAGGAAATATGAGCTGCCAAAGTCTGAAGAGGTTGCTGCTCTAAAACAGAAATTGGAGAAGTGTCACAGCTTGGATCTTAATACAAACTT gaagaagaggaaaggttATGAAGATGATGAGTATGTTGCAAAGAAACCTAAAATGGATGAG GAAGAGTGGACTGATGATGATTTTGTGGACTCGGTGTAA
- the CCNH gene encoding cyclin-H isoform X1, with amino-acid sequence MYHSSTQRKHWTFRSEQELERCRDEANRNFHSKAAATGKVPQNDPRLLKPHEELAICKHYEKRLLDFCAVFKPAMPRSVVGTACMYFKRFYLNNSVMEYHPRIIMLTCAFLACKVDEFNVSSAQFVGNLRESPAGQEKALEQILEYELLLIQQLNFHLVVHNPYRPFEGFLIDLKTRYPVLENPEVLRKAADDFLSRVALTDAYLLFSPSQIALAAILSSGSRAGINMESYLSESLMLKEDRTTLAKLLDGMKCMNNLIRKYELPKSEEVAALKQKLEKCHSLDLNTNLKKRKGYEDDEYVAKKPKMDETEYHPVLRRVLEYRSLLWGGKEHAGHPSCCSVCFESVLTNHRTSSFVLPAGETPVMLVRGNSCETEVWSAAMKRVFGKPGTEHLWGNSSFTGGNSLNYGQNK; translated from the exons ATGtaccacagcagcacccagcgCAAACACTGGACGTTCCGCAgcgagcaggagctggagcggTGCCGGGACGAGGCCAACCGCAACTTCCACAGCAAGGCGGCGGCGACTGGGAAG GTCCCGCAGAACGACCCTCGGCTTCTGAAGCCCCATGAGGAGCTGGCGATATGCAAGCACTACGAAAAGCGGCTGCTGGACTTCTGCGCCGTCTTCAAGCCCGCCATGCCGCGATCCGTGGTG gGAACAGCTTGCATGTATTTCAAACGCTTTTACCTCAATAACTCGGTGATGGAGTATCATCCTCGGATAATAAT GCTGACATGTGCATTTTTGGCCTGTAAAGTGGATGAATTTAATGTGTCCAGTGCACAGTTTGTTGGTAACCTTCGAGAAAGCCCTGCTGGACAGGAAAAAGCTCTTGAACAAATACTGGAATATGAGCTACTGCTTATTCAGCAACTGAACTTCCATCTTGTCGTCCACAATCCATACAGGCCGTTTGAGGGATTTCTGATCGATCTAAAG ACTCGCTATCCAGTGCTGGAGAATCCTGAAGTTCTGAGGAAGGCAGCTGATGACTTCCTCAGCCGAGTGGCTCTGACGGATGCATACCTGCTCTTCAGTCCCTCACAGATAGCTCTCGCTGCCATATTATCCAGTGGTTCAAGAGCAGGAATTAATATGGAAAG TTATTTATCGGAAAGTCTTATGCTGAAAGAAGACAGAACAACCTTAGCCAAGCTACTAGATGGCATGAAAT GCATGAACAATCTTATAAGGAAATATGAGCTGCCAAAGTCTGAAGAGGTTGCTGCTCTAAAACAGAAATTGGAGAAGTGTCACAGCTTGGATCTTAATACAAACTT gaagaagaggaaaggttATGAAGATGATGAGTATGTTGCAAAGAAACCTAAAATGGATGAG ACAGAATACCATCCTGTGCTTAGGAGGGTTCTTGAATACCGCAGTCTTttgtggggagggaaggaacaTGCAGGCCATCCTTCCTGCTGTTCCGTGTGCTTCGAAAGTGTTTTAACAAACCACAGAACATCAAGCTTTGTACTTCCAGCAGGTGAAACTCCCGTGATGCTAGTGAGGGGCAATAGCTGTGAAACTGAGGTTTGGAGTGCTGCGATGAAAAGAGTTTTTGGAAAGCCAGGAACTGAACACTTGTGGGGAAATTCCAGCTTTACAGGTGGAAACTCACTCAATTATGGGCAAAATAAATGA